The genomic segment ATCGTACCCAAACCcaaaatttatatcatattgAACACCAATGCCATAATTAAGACGCAAGCTTGGTGAAGGTCTGGAGCAAATCTTGGTGGCGGGGTTCCAAAAGCAGACCCAGTGCTCTTCACACTCATTTGTTGAAAGAGAGTGATGTAGAGAAAGCAAACCATTGCAAGAAccgaataaatatttatagggTTTGGGACATCGCAAGATACGACCACAAGAAGATGGTGCAGGCTTTTGGATTAAACAAGGTAAAGAGCGTAAACGAGCCATGAAACATTGACTCTTGTATCTCTGTCTGGCCAGTAAGAGGATTTGTGGGTTTCTGGAAGACCTTTCAAGGTGCAATTTCACCAAGTAAGGATCGGATATAAGAAATTTCCATGTCTTTGAAAAGCACCTGAATCGCACGAGACTCGTCACAGGAAGCCATGACACAATTTCCAGTATGATTTCATGAGGGAGTATTCCAGCAGAAGAAATCGTCATCGGTCTTTCTTTCAAAATCATGTGAGATCGGCTGTGGCAACCCCAACATATAAGAATAGATACCATGCTTGAATCTGTTCCTCTGAAATGCttgaattaaagtttattttaattttttattataatatcttttttaattattttttttataatttaatattttaaaatatatttggttgttataaatatttaaaactatttaagaaACTATAactataatgaaaaaattaaaagagaaaaaaaatctgtcagttttatataaaagactcaaaatatatttggttgttttaaatatttaaaactatttaagaaactataattataaggcaaaaaaaaagataaaaaaatctgccagtttaatataaaatattcaaaatatatttgatttttacaaatatttaaaactatttaagaaACTAtcattataatgaaaaaataaaaaagaaaaaaaaattgtcagttttatataaaaatatgtcaaaatagCGATtactaaattcaaattttttaaaacgtcaataaatttaataaaaatttagttaaaataattaacttcatGGTTTACAAAAATtttgagattaaattaaattaaattttgaaaaaaactaatttcaatttttattaaaagttgagagacaaaaatatatttaactcatttttttaattatattcattattttaattgtaaaaaaataaaatattcaaaaactcatgtattatttttaatgtaaaagaaatttaatataatatcttatatctttaaaaaatgGGTATGTATTTTTCCAACTTCTTTATTCTCTTATAAACTAACTAATTTATATGATAACTTGAAAGCTAAaactttaaacatttaaaataatatatcatgtttaaaaggaaaaaatataaaataaataaattatataaataaatatgtattaaaaaatattaaatttaaaattaatatacatgataattaaattttaaattacttaaataaaagTGTATGCATACGTAACATcgtcacattttttttttaaaacatcacTCCTTCTCGTGTGTAATCGAcattaatacaataatatttgtgtgtttatttaataattaagacgttaatatttcaaacatttttttaaggttaaaaaaattattgctaTAGAAAAGGTAACGAAGAATTCCTCAAAACCCGTAGTCAAAGCGAAAATGCGTGACTTAGTATTAATGATAAtcgtcattttctttttaaggtaAAAATATAGTCACCATAATTGAAAAGCTTacatcttcctttttttttttagtttgctCAACTTAATTTACTAGTTAAGAACATGCCAACTTTTACACTtagaaattgaataaattagaaattttaacctttttatttcattttatttgaaatttaattaatgtaaaaaaaaaactaattaacacATTCaacaaaaaagtttttttttcataattttgacATCTAATTATACTATAAAATTGGAAATATATCCTTTAGGTTATTAGAAGCccttttatcatatttaatgaATCTTTAATCTCGTTTTATATTactataaaaagaatttatacGAAAAGATTTTATGCCTAAATTACTGAATATATCAACTCACCCACTCTTCTTAACCATACACCTGGTAGAGATAAATTCTACATTAGTGGAGTTTTAGAAAATTACTGAAAATTTGAGTCAAAGTTTTCAATTGtggaaaaattttatttataaagaaaattcttaaataataactaattttattgataaaaaataattaatgactataatgataaatttataaactaaaaattattaataattaaaatagtttcaaaatattataataactatttaaatttatagttaaagtagtttttattataaattagtttctaattaattattatcattaattattaaaattttgattatcaaaagaattaatctttaattgaaaaattaatttttaagttaatctctaaagatatttttagttattaaaattgattattatttaagaattttcttATAGTGAAATAATAATCACAATTATTCTGAGGGCTTTGACTGTATTGTAGTGTGTTCTAAATGAGTTACAATCAACTTTTGAAGATTGTTgagacaaaattattaaaatgttataattgtaTTTCTTGAAATCGGTCAACTTTGCTTGAAGACTCTGTTGCacactcattttcttttccctaACTTTGTT from the Vigna angularis cultivar LongXiaoDou No.4 chromosome 3, ASM1680809v1, whole genome shotgun sequence genome contains:
- the LOC128195848 gene encoding F-box/kelch-repeat protein At3g23880-like; protein product: MTISSAGILPHEIILEIVSWLPVTSLVRFRCFSKTWKFLISDPYLVKLHLERSSRNPQILLLARQRYKSQCFMARLRSLPCLIQKPAPSSCGRILRCPKPYKYLFGSCNGLLSLHHSLSTNECEEHWVCFWNPATKICSRPSPSLRLNYGIGVQYDINFGFGYDDRRDSYKVVAMVLDCSTQRTSVWVYCMGDVCWRRTITTSPAFLTFENNGYSLNGTVNWIGYSFEESKFEEPQIFLYDLKNDSCRYLLVPETKASDFTSM